A stretch of DNA from Manihot esculenta cultivar AM560-2 chromosome 7, M.esculenta_v8, whole genome shotgun sequence:
TGAATGTAAATGAAGAATTTTAAATGTGAATCAAGAATTCCCTTCTCCCGTCTTTGATCTTCTCCGGCATTGATTGTGAATtggcttaattttttttttctcttcgaATCTCTCAAGCACACAGGCGGCTTAAGAAAATTGCTTCCCTGATCCCATTGTTGATTTTTTGAGACTAAAGCAAGAGTGTGAATAAGACTGAAGTGGTCtactgattttattaatttactgaTATTTACACATTAAAAATGTAACTGAAAATTCAAATGagatcataaataatttaaatttggcCTTAAAATCttaagaatataatttttaaaacttaaccatGTGATTTAGCCTAGtcactataatttaaaatttgaagacTAAGTCAATTATTCTAACAAAAGTATTGTTATTTATAGACTAAATTTCAAACAGGTAAACCTACCAAGAGTTGGGAAGGCCTGTGAATGAGATGCAGAGCCATAAGCAGATATGAAGTTGGCATGTTAGACTGAAAGAGAGGAAACTGTGGATTTTGCATGTTCTAGATGTTGATTGGCCTGGGTAGTGACTGGGTTTGAGAAAAGGAAGATTTCATGTAAGTTATCTGTTGTTGTCATTTGTCTCTGTACTTCCTTCTTTAGTGACCTATGCAGAGCTGTATATCACAGTCATATGGGTAGGAAAATGCCATTCTCCATCACATGTCAGTGTCTTAGATGATAACATGTTGTCTAGAAACTGCATCCACCTTGTGCCCCAATACATTCCACATTTCATGCACTGGAACAACAGAGTGGTCCAGATTGAAGGAAAGGCAGGTCACAGCTATAGTTTGACAGTATTTATGGTCCAGAGTAAACAGCAGCACCAATAGATTTCTCATCAAACATATAACTGGATTTCAAATAGTTGCTTCTGTctgaaattttctttcttttgaccGAGCAGCAGACTGCCAATTTGCAATGTTCACCCTGAAACAAACGTTCATCGTCAGTTACAACAAGTGAATCAGATTCATGAAACAATTTCTTTGATTAACATAAGAAACAGTTTCCTTCATGAATACAATATTCAAACTTTTGAACACTTCATTTGCAATGCAATCAAACTTGTTGGTGGAAGAAGCCACCGAATGACTGGATTATAATGAAAATGGCATCATCATTGTCAAATGAGGAAGATCGACAATAAGAAACCCGTTTCATGAATCATGTAGAATATTAGATTGTAGTGAAAATGATATGCTCTTGACAAATGACACTTCGTGTAAGACCTTGTAAAACTATATCTCAAAAATTTTTTGTTtcacataataaaatataaataatttttttttcttattgaaTTTATAAGGAGCTAAGTAAAAGAAGTAAGGTTCATGCGCACATACTTAGATTGAAATCATTTAATAGCATGCTgccttttatttatataatatttttttcttcagGGTGTAAGATGTTCTGATAACTATGCATATTAAGTAAAATTTAGTCAATAAATATTGTTTGGATTTATTACTTCAAAAAACAGTCTAAATATCCACAAACTCTAAAATTTCAAATCTGATGAGCCGATTCTCCGAGTGGGAAAGTATACTCGTGTACTtattacttaaaaaatttataccaGCTCTTAAAAGCTTCCTCCAAATGTAATATGGGGAGGAATTGGGGGATGGAGAAGGTATGGAGAGATGGATATAGTTAGATCAGTTCACCTAGAAAAGCAGTGGGTTTAAATATGGGGCAGCAAAGTAGGTGAAGAAGGCACATAGTGATGGAATGGAGGTACTCAATTTTAATTGTAGGGAGACAAGTGTTGTGGGTTGTGAGGCTCCACAGTGTAAGGATTGTCCATCACACTTCACAATTGTGGGCCTATGCTTCATTTTCTCTTGGACATAACACAACATCTCCATGTGCCAATACCATCATGGTTTTTCCCTATCCTTGAGGGTAACAATTTCACTTTCTCACAAGTAATTCCATTCTCTACACCCTAGACTAGGCCatcaatttaattcagtttttgTTTTGGAATGAAATGGGTATTTCATGAGTAAGATAATAATTTCATCTTAActaattttgattcaaaacttttacttaatttttcaatataattcAATCTATAcgaaattattttgtatttgtCAAATCACCTTTTTAAAATATacgatttatttaattttgatttcacctttttaattcaattttgtaacactaattttatatttattaaatcaaattctaatagaaaaataaatcaacttattttaacattttattattaaaattaagttttaatattATGAGATAAATATTCAACATTGAATCTAgggaattaatttttataattacttgTAGTTTTACTTGACCATAATAGTATTTATGCTAGTTGATCACCCACTACAAAGTGGGGAACCTCCAATGTGCTTTTAATTTGGTAAGATGTGATTTATAGTGTatattaatatttctaaaattaaggAATGTGAGAATTTGATGACAAATGggctaattagttttttttttttttttgaagaaaaaaaagatcCAACTTGCATGGTAATGGTGATCCTAAATCTCAATTATCATACAAAGAATGAGGTAATGTAAAATACAGTGTGATCTAATGTTGTAGAAAAGTATAGCAAATTAGCAGCATCTAAAACAATGGGATGGATGGAATTACTTGACCTTTTGATTAAAGGAAAGACTGAAGAGAGTGGGAGAAGGATTTGGTGCTCTAGAATATAAGCATAAATTTTTTAAGCAACTAATTGTGATTAGTTAGGATCAGGTACCATAAAATCAATTACCTTTTTCTTTCCTCTTGATTCTTAAAAGTTCAATTTGACCCCTACCCATCTACAATtcgagattaaatagtaaaatttttagggtaaactgtaatttagtccctctggtttagtgaaatataaccttttgtccctctgttttaaaaaatcttcaatttagtcactgtgatttttaaaaactatgacatTAGTCCCTACCGTTAGATTTTCGGTTAAATCaacgttaattttagttaaaaagactaaaatacccattctctctccttcctcttcctcctcttcttctttttcttctccttcccgatctccttcttcttcttcttcttcttcttcttcttcttcttcttcttcttcttcttcttcttcttctcttttccaatctccttcttcttcttcttcttctccttcccaatCTCCTCGATATCCTTTCTTCTTTAGTTCCTTTGTGATGAATTACTCAAGTCGGCTCTTGTCATAGTTTTTAAAGGCAAGTTACCTAATGGTCTTCTCGTGGCAGTGAGGGTCTTGAAGGAATCAAAAAGTAATGGAGAAGAATTCGTTAACGAGGTAGCAAGCATTAGTCGGACATCTCACGTCAACATTGTTAATCTTTTAGGATTCTGTTATGAGGGTGCAAAACGGGCTCTAATTTATGAGTTCATGTCCAATGGATCTCTTGAGAAGTATATATATGAAGAAAATCCCTCGACAGCTAATTGCAAATTGGGATTGGAAACACTGCACGACATTGCAATTGGCGTTGCTCGGGGATTAGAATACTTGCACCGAGGGGCTAGAATTTTTTTAGGCTTGGTACATTGAAATTGAATGCTTTAGCGAATTTTCAAAGTCAAGAATATCTATGGTTATATGCTTTGATGCAAATCCATTGGAAAGTAGAAGGGGTTCAGATTCTTTGAGTTTCTCTCTTCTGTTTTGAGTACTGGCATTTGTTCTTTTGTATTCTACGAATTATTGGTTTAAGAACCATCCAATCACttctaacaattttttttttgttttttttcccaTTCTGTGTAGGTAATGTGGTCCAAGCTGCAATTTGGTATGGACTAGTTGTCCATTTCAGAATTTATCCTATAATCTATGCGCTCCCTGTTGTTTTGGTTCTTGATCCATGCTTCTTCCAACCTGGTCAGAGGCCTCTCCTTGTGAATTGGAAATCCAGTCAACAGAAGCCATCACAGAGTAGTTTGGGAGGACCTAGGGAACGTGGTATATGGAGTCTATTGAAAAGGATATTTACAAGAGAGAGAATTAAGTTTGGACTGATTTTCGGAACCGTTTTTCTCTCTTGTACTGCACTTTTTTTCTACTTATATGGATGGGAGTTCTTGAACGAGGCATTGCTGTACCATCTCACTCGTACAGATCCAAGACACAACTTTTCCATCTATTTCTATCACATATATCTCCATTATGAACATGAATTTTCAATTGTGGAAAAGCTCATCTCATTTTTGCCTCAACTGATAGTCCAGCTGGTTCTCATTTTCTGCTTTGCACCAGATCTTCCATTTTGCTTTTTCCTGCAGACAGTTGTATTTGTTGCATTCAATAAGGTTGGTTATCATCTTTCAAAAGCATCTTCTTCGAATTTCCACTTTCTACTGTGTTCCTAATTATGAGAAAATGAGCtattctcctttttctttgcttatatgtatatattttattgaaactAAGGAAGGAATCAAGTTTCTTTTACTACGAGTCAACTACACTCTTCGACTCTGACTTATAACTGTGGTTTCTTTTTGCTTACAATTGTGTGGTGCTTGTCCTCTTTTTCAGGTAATCACAGCACAGTACTTTGTCTGGTTCTTTTGCTTGTTGCCACTGATACTTCCATAGAGCAATATGAAGTTGAGGTGGGTAGGCATAAGTTGCATGCTTGTATGGATGGGTGCTCAGAGCCATTGGTTGTTCTGGGGTTATATGCTTGAATTTAAGggcaaaaatatttttctaccaAAGCTAGCAAGCTTACTGTTTCTGGCTGCTAATACTTTTGTGGTCGTCATGTTGATCCGGCATCATAGATGTTGTCCGATGTTCAGGCGATTAGAGCATTCAAGTTCAAAGAAATCTGAATGAGCGAACCAGTGTTGCTGGAAATTTTGAGGATCTTTATATTGCTTAGGATAAACACTTCACTTAGGATAATGATTCAATGCATATGCTTACTGTTTGTACAAATGGTCCGCCTGATGATGTTGGCATTTTTCACAAGCCTCACAACATTCTTTTAGACGAAAACTTCTGTCctaaaatttcagattttggcCTAGCTAAAATATGCCCCGAAAGAGAGAGTATCATATCAATGATGGGTACATAAATTACTCAACTATGCTCTTTTCCgatcttctttctttttaaaaagaagaagaagaacaagaaggagatcggaaaagagaagaagaagaagaagaaggaggaggaggaggaggaggaggaggagatcgGGCAGGAGATCGggcaggagaagaagaagaagaagaagaagaagaagaagaagaagaagaagaagaaggagatcgggaaggagaagaagaagaagaggaggaagaggaaggagagagaatgggtattttagtctttttaactaaaattaacggtgatttaactgaaaatctaacgggagggactaatatcatagtttttaaaaatcacagtgactaaattgaagattttttaaaacagagggacaaaaggttacatttcactaaatcagagggactaaattatagtttacccaaatttttatgttaaatcTCTCTCTGTGCCTGTGTGACTGTCCATTTCCCCTCTCAACAATAATGAAGTGAAGTGCAGACACCAAACACAGTATCTTTCTTTTATTTGGTatctttacttttctttttttttttctcatatgtATTCCAGTGTCCTTTGCCACATCCAAAGACTAGACCCACTTTCAACAACTCTGTTGTTTCACCTTTTTCACGAATATTAAGCCATCACTCATCTCTTCTCTTCAGAGTAGCATAATTCTTGTTGGAGAGCTTAATTGCAACCCTTTAAAAGCTCATTCTTGTTCTTGAAATTGGGCTTAAAGGTTCTTACTTGCTGCTATTcaactcttttctttcctttcagaAGGATGCTTTTTTGATGTCCTTTGCCCCATAACTAAAAgattcatctctctctctctctctcttgtgtTCCTGTCTAAAAGCAGATCAACAACAACCAAAGCAAGAAACCTCAAAGGTAACACTTTTCTACAGCCCCTTTCCtcaagcatcaaaacccatcaatcctcttttttttttgaaagaaatccTCCATTACAAGCCCTTGAAATAGAAATCCAACACAAAGGGAAGCTTCTTTAGCAGATAGAATGAActctttgctttcagtttccttcgtggttcgatttgatgtcaaGACGAAGCCTTGGAACCATGAAATCTCCAGCCTATTTGCATAACTTCATTAAAGAAGCTCTAAACAAGTTACACAAGGCCAAAAGGGTTTTCTAAGCTTCTCAATATACgcagatttaaaattatttgcagGAATGGTAACTCTTCCTCATCGTCCTCATCGGCTGCTTCTAGATACAGAATCAAGCACACCAGCACCAGCAAATGGAAGCAGAAGTCGCAATAGTTACACAAGCGAGGCCAATTTTGACACCAACATGGTGATAATCCTTGCAGCTTTGCTCTGTGCATTAATATGCGCGCTTGGACTAAACTCGATAGTACGATGTGCCTTAAGATGTAGCAGAAGGTTTGCTTTTGAGACACCTGATGAGGCTGCAGCTCGTTTAGCAGCAACAGGGCTTAAAAAGAGTGCATTGAGACAGATCCCTGTGGTCATATATGGGTCTGCAGGGATACACATCAAAGCCACAGATTGTGCAATTTGCCTTGGAGAGTTCATGGATGGTGAGAAAGTGAGAGTTTTGCCAAAATGTAGCCATGGTTTTCATGTAAGGTGTATAGACACATGGCTGGGATCACACTCTTCCTGTCCAACTTGTAGACAGTCATTGTTGGAGGCACCAGCAGCAAGTTCGGATGGTGCAGAAGCTGATGCTGGGATCAGAATTCATGGAAATGGAGCAGCAGCTCAAAGTGATGTGTCCATGGCtgcagatgaggtaggttgatcTTGAAATGCTGAATTGGTTGATGTAATTATGCGTACATAGAGATAGAGGGAAATACATACTTGGATGCTGTGAAGGAATCATTATGTGGATTGAAGATTTCTAAAAGGAAATCTTTGTTTGTACATGTTTAGTGGGTGAGAAAATTATGCTTAATTAATTAGGAGGCTTGTTTGTTGTTTGCTTTGTGTTAAAATTCCATGGATTTTATATTAGAATTTAACAAGATTTATCTCCCAACTTGTTTCTGTCATTTCTTATCAAGAGGCTCTATTGTATGAATCCATTTTTTGTTTTTGTGATGAAGTAGCTTCCATGttagatatatttttattaagccCAAATATATATAGAAGAACATATGGTGTGGTTAAAAAGATATATTGAAAGGTAggatttttatttataactCCAACTCTAACCATTCTTACTTAAGCAaatcaaattatattaatttttttatgttccTTTATGGTAAGTAAGATTAGAAATGTAATACCTTGGAATTAAGGTGATTATTAAATAAAAGAGTTGATCTTGGCCTAAAGAGAGAATTTATACTCATGGGGGCATGTGCCACCCTCGTGGGGATTCTCTTCCTAACCAAAAGTGGTATAAAAGGGTTTCAGTTAAGTGTTTGGATGGCTTCAATTGAGTTAATTGATTACCCTTACACTTTGgatgatattttaattataagcgTTTTCCAAAAAgccttattttttgtttttcaaaaaaaaaaaatcaatttcaaaGAAACTTAAATGACAAA
This window harbors:
- the LOC110618494 gene encoding RING-H2 finger protein ATL72; the protein is MVTLPHRPHRLLLDTESSTPAPANGSRSRNSYTSEANFDTNMVIILAALLCALICALGLNSIVRCALRCSRRFAFETPDEAAARLAATGLKKSALRQIPVVIYGSAGIHIKATDCAICLGEFMDGEKVRVLPKCSHGFHVRCIDTWLGSHSSCPTCRQSLLEAPAASSDGAEADAGIRIHGNGAAAQSDVSMAADEVG